The following are encoded in a window of Bacillus xiapuensis genomic DNA:
- the mreD gene encoding rod shape-determining protein MreD, which yields MKRLFLPLFMTALFYSDSLFMLWFPDHAFDGQYVITPHFFAVGLLLMSIFFDRNTAIKYGFIFGFLFDIFYTGILGAYMFFLPLLVYITSKLVKALQNNVLIVAFIVMFGLFLLEFVMFQLNVLVQRTELTVPDFLSIRLWPTLTLNLLFYLIFVIPIKIAFEKLDRMYHDY from the coding sequence GTGAAGCGGCTTTTCCTTCCTTTGTTCATGACGGCGCTATTTTACAGTGACAGTCTCTTCATGCTATGGTTTCCGGATCATGCCTTTGATGGCCAATATGTAATCACTCCGCACTTTTTCGCGGTGGGTCTGTTATTAATGAGCATTTTCTTTGACCGCAATACAGCGATCAAGTACGGGTTCATCTTCGGCTTTCTGTTTGATATTTTTTACACAGGCATTCTCGGCGCTTATATGTTCTTCTTGCCGCTGCTTGTGTATATTACATCGAAATTGGTGAAAGCACTGCAGAACAATGTACTCATCGTAGCGTTTATCGTAATGTTCGGTCTTTTTCTCTTGGAGTTTGTGATGTTCCAGCTGAATGTGCTTGTTCAGCGGACAGAGCTGACGGTCCCGGATTTCTTGTCGATTCGCTTATGGCCGACATTAACTCTTAACCTCTTATTCTATTTGATTTTTGTCATTCCGATTAAGATAGCCTTTGAAAAGCTCGATCGCATGTACCATGACTATTGA
- the mreC gene encoding rod shape-determining protein MreC, whose translation MPHFFTNKRLIILLGSIIVLVALIGFSLRDRENISWPEQFVKDVVGLGQTIVSKPASGIAGFFDDIGNLRNTYKENEKLKVRLDELAQLESDVTRLEKDNKELREIIEKKESLADYDPVQATVLAQNPDRWFDVITIDKGEASGVQPNMAVMTAKGLIGKVKSTSKFTSTVQLLSAHDPRNRVSAVIQGKKNVYGLIEGYDKKKNTLLMTKIPYDSKVKKGMAVTTSGKGGVFPKGLIIGKVKKLKPDQFGLTQTALIEPAAELRDLEHVMVAKRGMTTVLPEKKERKQVYVEEGNL comes from the coding sequence ATGCCACATTTTTTTACAAACAAGCGTTTAATCATTCTTCTCGGCAGCATCATCGTTCTTGTTGCTTTAATTGGCTTTTCTCTTCGTGATCGGGAAAACATTTCCTGGCCGGAGCAATTTGTAAAGGATGTCGTCGGTTTGGGGCAAACGATTGTGTCTAAGCCTGCCAGCGGAATTGCAGGTTTTTTTGATGACATTGGCAATTTGCGGAATACATATAAGGAAAATGAAAAGCTGAAGGTCCGATTAGATGAGCTGGCTCAGCTTGAAAGCGATGTGACCCGCTTAGAAAAGGATAATAAAGAGCTCAGAGAGATCATTGAAAAAAAAGAGAGTTTAGCAGATTATGATCCGGTTCAAGCCACTGTCCTTGCGCAAAACCCTGACCGGTGGTTTGATGTGATCACGATCGACAAAGGAGAAGCGAGCGGTGTGCAGCCGAACATGGCGGTGATGACAGCAAAGGGACTTATAGGAAAAGTCAAAAGCACGTCCAAATTCACTTCAACCGTTCAGCTGCTCAGTGCCCATGACCCGCGGAACCGTGTATCGGCTGTCATTCAAGGCAAAAAAAATGTTTACGGGCTGATAGAAGGCTATGATAAGAAAAAGAACACCCTGCTGATGACCAAAATTCCTTATGATTCCAAAGTGAAGAAGGGCATGGCGGTGACGACCTCAGGAAAAGGCGGTGTCTTTCCTAAAGGCCTGATTATCGGCAAGGTCAAAAAGCTGAAGCCTGATCAGTTTGGTTTAACGCAGACGGCTTTAATTGAACCGGCGGCTGAACTGCGGGATCTGGAGCATGTTATGGTAGCCAAACGCGGCATGACAACGGTGCTGCCAGAGAAAAAAGAGCGCAAGCAAGTCTATGTTGAGGAGGGAAATCTGTGA
- a CDS encoding rod shape-determining protein: MFGIGSRDLGIDLGTANTLVYLKGKGVVVREPSVVALQTDTKQIVAVGNDAKKMIGRTPGNVVATRPMKDGVIADYETTATMIKYYIKQATKNGKGMFASKPYVMICVPSGITAVEERAVIDAARQAGARDAYTIEEPFAAAIGANLPVWEPTGSMVVDIGGGTTEVAIISLGGIVTSQSLRVAGDEMDDAIVAYIRKQYNLLIGDRTSETIKMEIGSAGDFEDIPNMEIRGRDLLTGLPKTIEITGEEIAEALKDTVYAIVDTVKSTLEKTPPELAADIMDRGIVLTGGGALLRNLDKVISNETNMPVIIAENPLDCVAVGTGMALDHIDLFKNRNK, translated from the coding sequence ATGTTTGGAATTGGAAGCCGAGATCTTGGAATTGACTTAGGAACGGCGAATACGCTCGTTTATTTAAAAGGAAAAGGGGTTGTCGTGCGCGAACCGTCAGTTGTGGCGCTTCAAACTGATACGAAGCAAATCGTGGCGGTCGGTAACGACGCTAAGAAAATGATTGGCCGGACACCGGGCAATGTTGTAGCGACACGTCCGATGAAGGACGGGGTCATCGCGGATTACGAAACGACAGCGACTATGATTAAATATTATATTAAACAGGCGACTAAAAACGGCAAAGGCATGTTTGCGAGCAAGCCTTACGTGATGATTTGTGTTCCTTCAGGAATTACGGCTGTGGAAGAGCGCGCTGTCATTGATGCCGCTCGCCAGGCGGGGGCTCGCGATGCTTATACGATCGAAGAACCGTTTGCGGCCGCGATCGGCGCCAATCTTCCTGTATGGGAACCAACGGGAAGCATGGTCGTGGATATCGGCGGGGGAACAACGGAAGTGGCGATTATTTCTCTTGGAGGAATTGTAACGAGTCAATCACTGCGTGTGGCCGGGGATGAAATGGACGATGCGATCGTCGCCTATATCCGCAAACAATACAATTTATTAATCGGGGACCGCACATCCGAAACGATTAAAATGGAAATCGGTTCAGCGGGTGATTTTGAGGACATTCCAAATATGGAAATCCGCGGCCGTGATTTGTTAACGGGACTGCCTAAAACGATTGAAATTACAGGAGAAGAAATAGCAGAGGCGCTGAAGGATACCGTCTATGCTATAGTGGATACGGTCAAAAGCACGCTGGAGAAAACACCTCCTGAGCTGGCTGCCGATATTATGGATCGCGGAATTGTTCTTACAGGCGGCGGTGCTTTGTTGCGCAATTTGGACAAGGTCATCAGCAATGAAACGAATATGCCTGTGATCATTGCGGAAAATCCGCTAGATTGTGTGGCCGTTGGTACGGGCATGGCGCTTGATCATATTGATTTATTTAAAAACAGAAACAAATAA
- a CDS encoding JAB domain-containing protein: MKQGAGFLPYFKEAFRRSAASVICLHNHPSGVRLQGV, encoded by the coding sequence ATTAAGCAAGGCGCCGGGTTCTTACCCTACTTCAAAGAAGCGTTCCGCCGCTCGGCTGCTTCGGTTATCTGTCTGCATAATCATCCATCCGGTGTGCGCCTGCAAGGTGTGTAA